One Magnetococcales bacterium genomic window carries:
- the ccoS gene encoding cbb3-type cytochrome oxidase assembly protein CcoS: MDTLYLLIPLALFLGVVGLGLLVWAIKGGQFEDLEGPRHRILFDDDEEMIPPNPKKKPPT; the protein is encoded by the coding sequence ATGGACACTCTCTATTTATTGATTCCCTTGGCTCTTTTTCTGGGGGTTGTTGGTTTGGGTTTATTGGTTTGGGCGATCAAGGGGGGGCAGTTTGAAGATTTGGAGGGTCCGAGGCATCGGATTTTGTTCGATGATGATGAAGAGATGATTCCCCCAAATCCCAAAAAAAAGCCTCCAACCTGA